The following are encoded together in the Cyanobacterium aponinum PCC 10605 genome:
- a CDS encoding choice-of-anchor Q domain-containing protein has translation MTTFDFSRQVVLNVTTTEDQNDGSSANGLSLRDAILQANANPSKEYVINVPAGVYNLTIQNILQPPAIDDSTPDLATLIESRKTTGDLDISGRVTIIGEDPENTIISGLGLQRTFAGANLEGESLRTVTRIFTVGDRVFDVLSGGFLTLENVTVQDGLLIENQSIFVDTDGDGRIDTLDARESIQIGNVDTIPNGAGINVSAGSRVIINNSIIANSLSEVKGGGINNDGELTINDSLIKNNRAETINNANFFTAEVKTGGGIYNTGIMRINRSSIIDNSVESSQPTDIEGAGAGIANDGAGIMTIVNTNISANDAGVDTGGGILNRGRATIVNSTIVNNIGQVGGGIYSETTGASTVITNTIVANNQVPLEQREEITSDFPVFNLTTTPLTNFADEFVWDIIDGTNRLIQPPPDVTPFRDSYYNIRVLYRNEDPFSGYPPEGLDLTGIVGLDNLIFNSDADIEFVFNRYSPSNPLINDPDNFFSEANGFLGEDNNLISNPNQNFQFAYDDGTGNTIFLNTDFEFDEEGKLILVLSDPNISNNFQENIDIFVADTQEVFTFDTFNNTITLNDENKRSASFVRDQNNQVRNFDTIVSFQNRKIAEIIKEIPNPPLPTDIDGFFGRSSAFNLIGSSSANGIVDGVNNNIVGSTTDPLDPLLEPIATLGGDIIAYQPIDDSPAINAGNNLIVELQQFFSANPVDQFGNPRINNGTVDIGSVESGYIDTQGVLTEIDSLLNTPIFRFQNQDVAGTYLYAQEQEAQQIRSRYPNFIEEGQAFKVADQQADGLIRINRFQNTDIPGTYLFATEAESVSIRQNHQNFKEEGVAFYVYGADADIGEDVYRFQSLKLPGTYLFALEGEKDSILANYSSDFRLEGVAFEVVV, from the coding sequence ATGACTACATTCGATTTTTCCCGTCAAGTAGTTTTAAATGTAACCACAACTGAAGATCAAAATGACGGTAGTTCGGCTAATGGGCTGTCTCTTAGGGATGCGATTTTACAGGCCAATGCCAACCCTTCCAAAGAATACGTTATCAACGTACCTGCTGGAGTTTATAACTTAACCATTCAAAATATTTTACAACCACCTGCCATCGATGATAGCACCCCAGATTTAGCCACTTTAATTGAAAGTCGTAAAACCACAGGGGATTTAGATATTAGTGGTAGAGTCACTATTATTGGAGAAGATCCAGAAAATACGATTATTAGCGGTTTAGGGTTACAAAGAACCTTTGCAGGAGCAAACTTAGAAGGTGAGTCGCTTAGAACTGTTACTAGAATTTTCACTGTGGGCGATCGTGTCTTTGACGTACTCTCAGGAGGATTTTTAACCCTTGAGAATGTTACAGTTCAAGATGGTTTATTGATTGAAAATCAGAGTATTTTTGTCGATACTGATGGGGATGGTCGTATTGACACTTTAGATGCAAGAGAATCAATCCAAATCGGTAATGTGGATACTATTCCCAATGGTGCTGGGATAAATGTTTCTGCGGGTTCAAGAGTGATAATAAATAATAGCATTATTGCTAACAGTTTAAGTGAAGTCAAAGGAGGAGGAATTAATAATGATGGAGAGTTAACTATTAATGATTCTCTCATCAAAAATAATCGTGCTGAAACTATTAATAATGCTAATTTTTTTACAGCCGAAGTCAAAACAGGGGGGGGAATTTACAATACTGGTATAATGAGAATTAATCGTAGTTCTATTATTGATAACTCTGTTGAGTCATCTCAACCTACTGATATTGAAGGAGCAGGGGCAGGTATTGCCAATGATGGGGCTGGAATTATGACCATTGTAAATACCAATATCTCCGCTAATGATGCTGGGGTTGATACTGGAGGGGGTATTCTCAACCGAGGTAGAGCCACTATCGTTAATTCTACTATTGTTAATAATATTGGACAAGTGGGAGGCGGTATTTACTCAGAAACCACAGGAGCAAGTACAGTTATCACGAACACCATTGTTGCCAATAACCAAGTACCCTTAGAACAAAGAGAAGAAATTACCTCTGATTTTCCCGTTTTTAACTTAACCACAACTCCTCTCACTAATTTTGCAGATGAATTTGTTTGGGATATTATTGACGGTACAAATCGCTTAATTCAACCGCCTCCAGATGTTACTCCTTTTCGTGACTCTTATTACAACATTCGAGTATTGTATCGCAATGAAGATCCCTTTTCTGGTTATCCCCCAGAAGGTTTGGACTTAACTGGGATCGTTGGTTTAGATAACTTAATCTTTAATAGTGATGCTGACATCGAATTTGTTTTTAACCGCTACTCTCCATCCAATCCCCTTATCAATGATCCTGATAACTTCTTTAGTGAAGCTAATGGTTTTTTAGGAGAAGATAATAATTTAATTAGTAATCCAAATCAGAATTTTCAATTTGCCTATGATGATGGTACAGGTAACACCATCTTTTTAAACACCGATTTTGAATTTGATGAAGAAGGGAAATTAATTTTAGTCTTATCAGATCCTAATATTAGTAATAACTTTCAAGAAAATATCGATATATTTGTTGCTGATACCCAAGAAGTTTTTACCTTTGATACTTTTAACAATACGATTACCTTAAATGATGAAAATAAAAGATCCGCTAGTTTTGTCAGAGATCAAAATAATCAAGTCAGAAATTTTGATACTATTGTCAGCTTTCAAAATCGTAAAATTGCTGAGATAATCAAAGAAATACCGAATCCGCCTCTACCAACTGATATTGATGGTTTTTTTGGAAGGAGTAGTGCTTTCAACCTTATTGGCAGTAGTAGTGCTAATGGTATTGTGGACGGAGTTAATAATAATATTGTGGGAAGTACAACCGATCCTTTAGATCCATTATTAGAACCGATCGCAACTCTTGGAGGAGATATTATTGCTTATCAGCCCATCGATGATAGCCCTGCGATTAATGCAGGAAATAACTTAATTGTCGAGTTACAACAATTCTTTTCTGCTAATCCAGTAGATCAATTTGGTAATCCTCGTATTAATAATGGAACAGTCGATATAGGTAGTGTGGAATCTGGCTATATTGATACTCAGGGAGTGTTAACAGAAATAGACTCTTTGCTTAACACTCCTATTTTTCGCTTTCAAAATCAGGATGTTGCTGGAACTTATCTTTATGCTCAAGAACAAGAAGCACAACAGATTCGATCGCGCTATCCTAATTTTATAGAAGAAGGACAAGCCTTTAAAGTAGCAGATCAACAAGCGGATGGTTTGATTCGCATTAATCGTTTTCAAAATACAGACATACCCGGGACTTATTTATTTGCCACGGAAGCAGAAAGTGTGTCTATTCGTCAAAATCATCAAAACTTTAAAGAAGAAGGAGTGGCTTTTTACGTTTACGGTGCAGATGCAGATATTGGTGAGGATGTTTATCGTTTTCAAAGTTTGAAGCTACCCGGGACTTATTTATTTGCCTTAGAAGGAGAGAAAGATAGCATTCTAGCTAACTACTCTAGTGATTTTCGTTTGGAAGGAGTCGCTTTTGAGGTAGTTGTTTAA